A section of the Bacillus pumilus genome encodes:
- the moaD gene encoding molybdopterin converting factor subunit 1 yields MISVLLFAGLAEKAGKQQIIIQKDQTTVDEIKLELQEVYGVDAAQNVMVAVNERYTRGNAEVRNGDTVAFIPPVSGG; encoded by the coding sequence TTGATTAGTGTATTATTGTTCGCCGGCCTTGCTGAGAAGGCCGGTAAACAACAAATCATCATTCAAAAAGATCAAACAACGGTTGATGAGATTAAATTAGAATTACAGGAGGTATATGGTGTTGATGCTGCACAAAACGTGATGGTTGCAGTCAACGAACGATATACGAGGGGAAACGCTGAAGTGCGTAACGGGGACACTGTTGCATTCATTCCTCCTGTAAGTGGTGGATAA
- the ahpA gene encoding biofilm-specific peroxidase AhpA, whose translation MAERFVGKQAPRFEMEAVLANKEFGKVSLEENMKNDKWTVLFFYPMDFTFVCPTEITAMSDRYDEFEDLDAEIIGVSTDTIHTHLAWINTDRKDNGLGELKYPLAADTNHTVSREYGVLIEEEGIALRGLFIINPEGELQYQTVFHNNIGRDVDETLRVLQALQTGGLCPANWKPGQKTL comes from the coding sequence ATGGCAGAGCGTTTTGTAGGAAAACAAGCTCCACGTTTTGAAATGGAAGCAGTACTTGCTAACAAGGAATTTGGTAAAGTAAGTCTAGAAGAAAACATGAAGAATGACAAATGGACAGTTCTTTTCTTCTATCCAATGGATTTCACATTTGTTTGTCCAACTGAAATTACAGCAATGAGCGATCGTTATGATGAGTTCGAAGATTTAGATGCTGAAATTATTGGTGTATCTACTGATACAATCCATACGCATCTTGCTTGGATCAACACAGACCGTAAAGACAATGGTTTAGGTGAATTGAAATATCCGCTAGCTGCTGATACAAACCACACAGTATCTAGAGAATACGGCGTTTTAATTGAAGAAGAAGGAATTGCACTTCGTGGTCTATTCATTATCAACCCAGAAGGCGAACTTCAATATCAAACAGTATTCCACAACAATATCGGTCGTGATGTAGATGAGACATTACGTGTTCTTCAAGCATTACAAACTGGTGGACTTTGCCCAGCGAACTGGAAGCCTGGTCAAAAAACACTTTAA
- the mobB gene encoding molybdopterin-guanine dinucleotide biosynthesis protein B: MLDDTLSILQVVGYQNSGKTSLIEKICQLAVLDGLKLGCFKHHGHGGKPDRLLKEKDTYRYVGAGAFAAGVEGEGEFHFSMQHITLKQLLSMCQHLPLDAVLIEGYKQAPYRKIICVKNEEELIDLSTLSNIQAAIYFSQEFQLAKNYSFPVFSAFEKDANTFCYNLLKGGGSF, encoded by the coding sequence ATGCTGGATGACACATTAAGCATATTACAGGTGGTCGGTTATCAAAACAGCGGAAAGACATCGTTAATTGAAAAGATCTGTCAGCTAGCTGTACTTGATGGGCTGAAGCTAGGCTGCTTTAAACACCATGGACATGGCGGTAAACCAGATCGTCTTTTGAAAGAAAAAGACACCTATCGATATGTCGGGGCGGGTGCATTTGCCGCTGGCGTGGAAGGGGAGGGTGAATTTCACTTTTCGATGCAGCACATCACGTTAAAGCAATTGCTCAGCATGTGTCAGCATCTTCCATTAGACGCAGTCTTGATAGAAGGGTATAAACAGGCACCATACCGCAAAATCATTTGTGTGAAGAATGAAGAGGAGCTTATTGATCTTTCAACACTTTCCAATATACAAGCAGCTATTTATTTTTCTCAAGAGTTTCAGTTAGCCAAAAATTATTCTTTTCCAGTGTTTTCAGCCTTTGAAAAGGATGCGAATACATTTTGTTATAACTTATTGAAGGGAGGCGGCTCTTTTTGA
- a CDS encoding molybdenum cofactor biosynthesis protein MoaE, which translates to MSELFKITKVPIDVNELIQHVTSRNAGAITTFIGTVREWTKGKKTLRLTYEAYIPMAESMLSQIGQEIKKRWPDTEAAIVHRIGTLDITDIAVAIAVSSPHRKAAYEANEYAIERIKEIVPIWKKEYWEDGEAWIGDQLETVSYPEGKPSDLQLAKKEGDQLD; encoded by the coding sequence TTGAGTGAACTGTTTAAAATAACAAAAGTGCCGATTGATGTGAATGAATTGATTCAGCACGTGACAAGTCGGAATGCAGGGGCCATTACGACATTTATCGGGACGGTCAGAGAGTGGACAAAAGGTAAGAAAACGCTGCGCTTAACTTATGAAGCATACATACCAATGGCCGAAAGCATGCTAAGTCAAATTGGACAGGAAATCAAGAAACGGTGGCCTGATACTGAAGCGGCGATTGTGCACCGGATCGGGACACTTGATATAACGGATATTGCTGTTGCGATAGCCGTTTCATCTCCTCATAGGAAGGCTGCATACGAAGCGAACGAATATGCCATTGAGCGAATTAAGGAAATCGTGCCGATTTGGAAAAAAGAATATTGGGAAGACGGGGAAGCCTGGATAGGTGATCAGCTTGAAACAGTTTCATATCCTGAGGGTAAACCTAGCGATCTTCAACTAGCAAAGAAAGAAGGTGATCAGCTTGATTAG
- a CDS encoding YIP1 family protein, translated as MTLIGLLLGLVVNAAIYKLIVFLAKGDASFQQLFSAVLFITPVTIVGTIISHLSIILFHVPKNTTITSLNALIQTSGPWHAVLANIDLFVIWNLVLTGFLLMKVGHISPRITWTIIGVFYLLSIIFQYVGTAITISVSWG; from the coding sequence GTGACGCTCATCGGTCTCCTTCTCGGGCTTGTGGTTAATGCTGCAATATATAAGCTCATCGTATTTTTAGCAAAGGGTGATGCATCGTTTCAGCAGCTGTTTTCAGCGGTCCTGTTTATTACACCAGTTACGATCGTTGGGACGATTATTTCTCATCTGTCCATCATTCTGTTCCATGTACCAAAAAACACCACAATCACCTCATTAAATGCACTCATTCAAACGTCTGGTCCATGGCATGCTGTGCTTGCTAATATAGATCTATTTGTGATCTGGAATCTTGTTTTAACAGGCTTTTTATTGATGAAAGTTGGTCATATATCGCCAAGAATAACTTGGACTATTATAGGAGTCTTTTATCTCTTATCTATCATTTTTCAATATGTAGGAACTGCAATCACCATATCAGTAAGTTGGGGGTAG
- a CDS encoding thiazole biosynthesis adenylyltransferase ThiF has product MNDRYSRQILFPPVGEKGQRALADSHVLIVGAGALGTASAEGLVRSGIGTLTIVDRDYVEFSNLQRQQLYTEHDAKAHVPKAVAAKKRLQEINHEVTIDALIEDAGVELLRPLFQNANIVIDATDNFETRMIMNDLSQETKTPWIYGACVSSQGMYMTVLPDKTPCLSCVFTEMPVGGLTCDTAGIISPAVQMVSAYQQTEALKYLTGHEDQIERKFVTFDLWQATSFKMDLSHTKQKDCPSCGKDRTYPYLHEQRKKTTILCGRDTVQVVSKDLANLSFQHVKERLSSICEMEVNDFLIHVRYESYRIVIFKGGRALIHGTNDEKAANSLLAKLLGI; this is encoded by the coding sequence TTGAATGATCGATATTCAAGACAAATCTTGTTCCCTCCGGTTGGGGAAAAGGGTCAGCGTGCGCTTGCTGACAGTCATGTTCTAATTGTTGGAGCGGGTGCACTTGGAACGGCCTCAGCAGAAGGGCTTGTCCGGTCTGGGATCGGCACGTTAACGATAGTAGATCGTGATTATGTAGAGTTTTCAAATTTACAGCGGCAGCAGCTTTACACAGAACATGATGCAAAGGCACATGTGCCAAAAGCAGTTGCGGCAAAAAAACGTCTCCAAGAGATCAATCATGAAGTAACCATAGATGCCCTAATTGAAGATGCAGGTGTTGAGCTGTTAAGACCGTTATTTCAAAACGCAAATATAGTCATTGATGCGACGGATAATTTCGAGACGAGAATGATCATGAATGATTTATCGCAGGAAACGAAGACGCCTTGGATATATGGCGCTTGTGTAAGCAGTCAGGGGATGTATATGACTGTTTTGCCGGATAAAACGCCGTGTTTATCGTGTGTCTTTACAGAAATGCCTGTTGGCGGCTTGACGTGTGATACAGCGGGGATTATTTCTCCAGCAGTTCAGATGGTTTCTGCTTATCAGCAAACAGAGGCGCTAAAATATTTAACAGGACATGAAGATCAAATTGAACGGAAATTTGTCACATTTGATCTTTGGCAGGCGACCTCGTTTAAAATGGATTTGTCTCATACTAAGCAGAAGGACTGTCCATCTTGCGGCAAAGATAGAACCTATCCTTATTTACACGAGCAACGTAAAAAAACGACGATTCTATGCGGGCGGGATACCGTACAAGTTGTATCTAAGGATTTAGCTAATCTATCATTTCAGCATGTGAAAGAACGGCTGTCATCTATTTGTGAGATGGAAGTGAATGACTTCTTAATCCATGTCCGCTATGAGTCATATCGTATTGTCATTTTCAAAGGTGGACGTGCATTAATTCATGGGACAAATGATGAAAAAGCAGCCAATTCATTACTAGCAAAACTGCTAGGGATATAG
- the glp gene encoding gephyrin-like molybdotransferase Glp — MMERRQPIPVQEAIQKVHQYEKDGQVEWVPLRNSLERFIAEDILADHDVPAFDRSPYDGFALRAEDTKEASSEHPVELEVIDHIGAGVVSAKTIGPFQAIRIMTGAKIPNGANVVIMLELTKTFEKDGKSYMSLKRPLKKGDNISRQGEEVLEGNVMLKKGTKVTPGVTALLATFGYAVVPVVKKPVIGIISTGTELLQVSDAMVDGKIRNSNLSMVYAQILEAGGEPLDLGGVSDDFDKSYQAVKAALEKVDFLITTGGVSVGDFDFLPAIYEKLGAEVLFNKVAMRPGSVTTVAAMPNGQLLFGLSGNPAACFVGFELFVKPMIYKWSLKKQPFPDFAEAKLTHDFPKANPFTRFVRAALQFTGSQLSVTPTGLDKSSAVTSIAEANCFIVLPGGTRGFKAGDQVHVLLFQHEGEGSLCWMTH, encoded by the coding sequence GTGATGGAAAGACGTCAGCCAATTCCAGTACAAGAAGCCATTCAGAAAGTCCATCAATATGAAAAGGATGGACAAGTAGAATGGGTGCCTTTAAGAAATAGCCTTGAAAGGTTCATTGCAGAAGATATTTTGGCAGATCATGATGTTCCTGCATTTGATCGTTCCCCGTATGATGGTTTTGCACTTAGGGCAGAGGATACAAAAGAAGCGTCAAGCGAGCATCCGGTTGAACTTGAGGTCATTGATCATATTGGGGCAGGAGTGGTCTCAGCAAAAACCATCGGTCCCTTCCAAGCCATCCGTATCATGACAGGAGCAAAAATCCCGAATGGAGCAAATGTCGTCATCATGCTTGAGCTGACTAAAACCTTTGAAAAAGATGGAAAATCATATATGTCACTTAAAAGACCGCTGAAAAAAGGGGACAATATTTCTCGTCAAGGAGAAGAGGTACTTGAAGGGAATGTGATGCTCAAAAAAGGAACCAAAGTTACTCCGGGCGTGACAGCCCTATTGGCGACATTTGGATATGCAGTCGTCCCAGTGGTCAAAAAGCCAGTGATTGGCATCATCTCAACAGGTACAGAACTTCTTCAAGTGAGTGATGCGATGGTGGACGGGAAGATTAGAAACAGTAACCTTAGTATGGTTTATGCCCAGATCCTCGAAGCTGGGGGGGAGCCGCTTGATTTAGGTGGTGTGTCTGATGATTTTGACAAAAGCTATCAAGCAGTCAAAGCAGCCTTAGAGAAGGTAGACTTCTTAATCACAACAGGCGGAGTTTCAGTAGGTGATTTTGACTTTCTCCCCGCAATTTATGAAAAACTGGGAGCTGAAGTGCTATTTAATAAAGTGGCCATGAGACCCGGAAGTGTGACGACGGTTGCTGCAATGCCAAATGGTCAACTGCTGTTTGGCCTGTCAGGAAATCCAGCTGCCTGTTTTGTTGGCTTTGAATTATTTGTGAAACCGATGATCTATAAATGGTCTTTGAAGAAACAGCCGTTCCCTGATTTTGCTGAGGCGAAGCTGACACACGATTTTCCAAAAGCCAACCCGTTCACTCGATTTGTCAGAGCAGCACTTCAATTCACGGGCAGTCAGCTCAGTGTGACCCCAACAGGTCTTGATAAATCAAGTGCCGTCACCTCAATTGCAGAGGCTAACTGCTTCATCGTGCTGCCAGGTGGAACAAGAGGTTTTAAGGCCGGTGATCAGGTGCATGTTCTGCTGTTTCAGCACGAAGGTGAGGGTTCCCTATGCTGGATGACACATTAA
- a CDS encoding efflux RND transporter periplasmic adaptor subunit, producing the protein MRKKIIIGSIFIIVIGLFIGFNIAKNQSKPASTAAIKTVKPMQKEITTKVMTPGTLSFSEEQFIYAEEDKGHLKGISVKEGEKVKPGTPLLTYENRELELEEEQQALAAESSTLKREQLQNRLSELDKKQEGESATNPKNERDQLELELKAAELEQKQAEISQEKVKAQIEDLTVHSKIDGTVISIEQEEGAGKPEERQPIIHIGNEKKMIVRGLISEYDAIKVKKKQKVKITSDVIRGKSWQGVVKKVGIVPAQAASETTGGDQTVQYPVEIEIKGKKPEAKPGFKMIMEIETDKRQALTIPESAVKKEDDGQYVYVVKKNVLKKIKVELGETSGKDLEVTKGVVAEDQIISQPSDDMYDGMEVNAE; encoded by the coding sequence ATGAGAAAGAAAATCATCATCGGATCCATTTTTATTATTGTTATCGGTCTATTTATTGGCTTTAACATTGCAAAAAATCAATCAAAGCCTGCTTCAACAGCAGCGATTAAAACAGTAAAACCCATGCAAAAAGAAATCACCACTAAGGTCATGACGCCGGGCACACTTTCATTCTCTGAAGAGCAATTTATTTATGCAGAAGAGGACAAGGGACATTTGAAGGGGATTTCTGTAAAAGAAGGAGAAAAGGTAAAGCCTGGGACGCCGCTTCTTACATATGAAAATAGAGAGCTGGAGCTTGAAGAAGAGCAGCAAGCTCTTGCGGCTGAATCTAGTACGTTAAAACGCGAACAATTACAAAATAGATTGAGCGAATTAGACAAAAAACAAGAAGGCGAATCCGCCACCAATCCTAAAAACGAGCGAGACCAGCTTGAGTTAGAACTGAAAGCAGCTGAATTAGAACAAAAACAAGCAGAGATCAGCCAAGAAAAAGTAAAAGCACAAATAGAAGATTTAACCGTACATAGTAAAATTGACGGTACAGTGATTTCCATTGAACAAGAAGAAGGGGCAGGAAAGCCGGAAGAAAGGCAGCCGATCATTCATATTGGCAACGAGAAAAAAATGATTGTGCGAGGATTGATTTCTGAGTATGACGCCATAAAAGTGAAAAAGAAACAAAAAGTAAAGATCACGTCTGATGTCATTCGCGGAAAGAGCTGGCAAGGAGTGGTGAAAAAAGTAGGGATTGTACCTGCTCAGGCAGCATCTGAAACAACTGGAGGTGATCAAACGGTGCAATATCCAGTTGAAATCGAAATAAAGGGAAAAAAACCTGAAGCAAAACCTGGTTTTAAAATGATCATGGAAATTGAAACAGATAAGCGTCAAGCCCTAACGATTCCCGAATCAGCTGTAAAAAAAGAGGATGATGGGCAATACGTTTATGTTGTCAAAAAGAATGTACTTAAAAAAATAAAAGTGGAGCTAGGGGAAACGTCAGGTAAAGACCTTGAAGTGACAAAAGGTGTCGTAGCTGAGGATCAAATCATTTCTCAACCATCAGATGACATGTATGACGGAATGGAAGTGAATGCTGAATGA
- a CDS encoding molybdenum cofactor guanylyltransferase, with the protein MDVVNVMLAGGASRRFGEPKASYMYQGKPLYEHVKKQLLKRQTVIISHPSLLTFFKERGERDVWLDDEQVRGYGPLAGMYTAMQNKEAAWYLVTACDMPFIRRETAEALSSYCSEHVDAIIPLVQGRLQPLFALYHHRCLPAIDACLKENQLAMKDLIQKLKVRIVSEEELNATPNEFRNINKRNDLPENGMI; encoded by the coding sequence ATGGACGTAGTCAATGTCATGTTAGCTGGAGGAGCATCGAGACGTTTTGGAGAGCCAAAGGCAAGTTATATGTATCAAGGAAAACCACTATATGAGCATGTGAAAAAACAGCTTTTGAAAAGACAGACGGTCATCATCAGCCATCCATCACTTCTGACCTTTTTCAAAGAAAGAGGTGAACGAGATGTGTGGTTAGATGATGAACAGGTGCGCGGATATGGGCCGCTTGCAGGTATGTATACGGCGATGCAAAACAAAGAAGCAGCATGGTATTTAGTGACGGCATGTGACATGCCTTTCATACGGAGGGAGACCGCCGAAGCATTATCGTCCTATTGTAGCGAGCACGTAGACGCAATTATCCCGCTTGTTCAGGGCAGATTACAGCCTTTATTTGCGCTTTATCACCACCGCTGTCTGCCGGCTATTGATGCGTGTTTAAAAGAGAACCAATTAGCCATGAAAGATTTAATACAAAAGCTAAAGGTTCGTATCGTCTCAGAGGAGGAACTGAACGCAACGCCAAACGAATTTCGAAATATCAATAAAAGAAACGATTTACCTGAAAACGGTATGATATGA
- the rok gene encoding transcriptional regulator Rok, giving the protein MFNEREALRLRLEQLNEAEVKVIREYQIERDAIYAKLRELDRQGTGLVSDTKKEVRTERKTDSLPVLAELAAQEMRSYQPPAQSQSNSASSLGTGQLNGAPVGIPEGSTRRRRGTARPGSKAAKLREAAIKTLKRHNAAIKSSELQKEIEKESGLEIPNMTTFMQSLIKMYPEVKKPYRGQYILEGDIQTEDE; this is encoded by the coding sequence TTGTTTAATGAGAGGGAAGCGTTACGATTACGATTGGAACAATTAAACGAGGCAGAAGTAAAGGTCATCCGTGAATATCAAATTGAGCGAGATGCGATTTATGCAAAATTAAGAGAATTAGACCGTCAAGGAACAGGTCTAGTGTCAGATACAAAAAAAGAAGTGCGTACAGAAAGAAAAACGGATTCACTGCCTGTATTAGCTGAGCTGGCTGCACAGGAAATGAGAAGTTACCAGCCGCCTGCACAATCACAATCTAATTCTGCATCATCTTTAGGAACAGGGCAGCTAAACGGTGCACCTGTAGGTATTCCTGAAGGATCTACAAGACGTAGAAGAGGCACAGCCCGCCCTGGTTCAAAGGCAGCTAAACTTCGTGAAGCTGCAATTAAAACGTTAAAGCGTCATAATGCGGCGATTAAAAGCTCTGAACTTCAAAAAGAAATTGAAAAAGAGAGCGGTCTTGAAATTCCAAATATGACAACGTTTATGCAAAGCTTAATTAAAATGTATCCTGAAGTGAAAAAGCCATATCGCGGACAGTATATTCTAGAAGGCGATATTCAAACAGAAGACGAATAA
- a CDS encoding TlpA family protein disulfide reductase: MKLRQPMPELTGAKEWLNGEVTKEDLIGEKPTLIHFWSVSCHLCKEAMPQVNQFRDEYKDQLNVIAVHMPRSEDDLDLDKIKEVANEHEITQPIFVDSDHKLTEAFENEYVPAYYVFDKTGALRHFQAGGSGMKMLEKRVNRVLSESEKAAE; this comes from the coding sequence ATGAAATTACGTCAACCAATGCCAGAACTAACTGGTGCAAAAGAATGGTTAAATGGAGAAGTAACAAAAGAAGATCTAATTGGTGAGAAACCAACATTGATTCATTTCTGGTCAGTCAGCTGTCATCTTTGTAAAGAGGCAATGCCTCAAGTCAATCAATTCCGTGATGAATACAAGGATCAATTAAACGTGATAGCCGTTCATATGCCGCGATCAGAGGATGACTTAGATCTGGATAAGATCAAGGAAGTTGCGAATGAGCATGAAATCACGCAGCCAATTTTTGTGGATAGTGATCATAAATTAACAGAAGCCTTTGAAAATGAATATGTACCAGCATATTATGTATTTGATAAAACAGGTGCTCTGCGTCACTTCCAAGCTGGCGGAAGCGGGATGAAGATGCTTGAGAAACGTGTCAATCGAGTGCTTTCAGAGTCTGAAAAGGCTGCAGAATAG
- a CDS encoding ABC transporter ATP-binding protein, translating into MIQLSNVTKSYEVVQEAFDVLSEIDLVIEKGEYMSIMGPSGSGKSTLMNIIGCLDRPTTGQYHFQGRELSAAKDQDLAVIRNQFIGFVFQQFHLLPRLNARRNVELPMIYAGISQKERKERAEMALEKVGLADRMKHMPSELSGGQKQRVAIARAIVNKPKLILADEPTGALDSKTSFSIMEQFTKLNEEGTTIVLVTHEEEIAAYTNRTVVVRDGRLVEDRLTQGDAMNETL; encoded by the coding sequence ATGATTCAGCTTTCAAACGTGACAAAAAGCTATGAGGTTGTCCAAGAAGCATTTGATGTATTAAGTGAGATCGATCTTGTCATTGAAAAAGGCGAGTATATGTCCATTATGGGCCCGTCTGGCTCTGGAAAATCGACGTTAATGAATATCATTGGCTGTTTAGACCGGCCAACTACAGGACAATATCATTTTCAAGGAAGAGAGCTGTCAGCAGCAAAGGATCAAGACCTCGCAGTGATTCGAAATCAATTCATTGGATTTGTCTTTCAGCAATTTCACTTGTTGCCGAGGTTAAATGCGAGGCGTAATGTTGAGCTTCCGATGATTTACGCCGGTATCAGTCAAAAGGAAAGAAAAGAACGCGCAGAGATGGCACTTGAAAAGGTTGGTTTGGCAGACCGAATGAAACATATGCCGAGTGAGTTGTCGGGAGGGCAAAAGCAAAGGGTGGCAATTGCTCGTGCAATTGTCAATAAGCCGAAGCTTATCTTAGCAGATGAACCGACAGGCGCTCTTGACTCAAAAACAAGCTTCTCAATCATGGAACAGTTTACGAAGTTGAATGAGGAAGGGACAACGATTGTACTTGTTACCCATGAAGAAGAAATAGCTGCATATACAAATCGAACGGTCGTTGTAAGAGATGGACGACTCGTTGAAGATAGATTGACACAAGGGGACGCTATGAATGAAACTCTTTGA
- a CDS encoding mechanosensitive ion channel family protein has protein sequence MKAFEQVDWISIILNSSMILLKLIAIFAIYFIIKAIGNKMIKRAYSTFSEKHDVSLSRAQTLQSLTLNIFAYILIFILVVMILDLFHYNPTALLAGAGVVGLAIGFGAQGLVSDIVTGFFILLEKQFDVGEYITVAGFDGIVEQIGLRTTQLRSFDGTLHFIPNRSILNVSNHSRGTMQALVDIELSPEENVDQMITALQAACDEVREDIPQIIEGPQVVGVEAFGSSSLVLRIIAKTETMEQWRVERILRKKMKEVLDIEKEQKEPGQ, from the coding sequence ATGAAAGCATTTGAGCAAGTAGATTGGATTTCCATTATCCTCAATAGCAGTATGATTTTGCTAAAACTAATCGCTATTTTCGCGATTTACTTTATCATCAAAGCCATCGGAAATAAGATGATTAAGCGTGCCTACTCCACATTCTCTGAAAAGCATGATGTCTCTTTATCAAGGGCTCAGACGCTGCAAAGTCTTACGTTGAATATTTTCGCCTACATATTGATTTTTATTCTAGTCGTCATGATCCTCGACTTGTTTCATTATAACCCGACAGCTTTACTAGCTGGTGCAGGGGTTGTGGGGCTTGCGATCGGCTTTGGCGCTCAAGGTCTAGTGAGTGATATTGTGACAGGATTTTTTATCCTGTTAGAGAAACAATTCGATGTGGGAGAATATATAACAGTTGCTGGATTTGATGGGATCGTAGAACAAATTGGACTTAGAACCACGCAGCTTAGAAGCTTTGACGGCACCCTTCATTTTATTCCAAATCGAAGCATATTGAACGTGAGCAACCATTCAAGAGGCACTATGCAGGCACTGGTTGATATCGAGCTATCTCCAGAAGAGAATGTGGATCAAATGATCACTGCCCTTCAAGCGGCGTGTGATGAAGTGCGGGAAGACATTCCTCAAATTATCGAAGGGCCTCAAGTTGTCGGCGTGGAGGCGTTCGGTTCCTCTTCCCTCGTACTGCGCATCATTGCAAAAACCGAAACAATGGAGCAATGGCGAGTAGAACGAATCCTGCGCAAAAAAATGAAAGAAGTACTTGATATAGAAAAAGAGCAAAAAGAACCGGGACAATAA
- a CDS encoding ABC transporter permease, with the protein MKLFENIKIAMNSVLAHKLRSILTMLGIIIGVGSVIAVVAIGQGGEQMLKGSISGPNNTVDMTYTPSDEELNANPNALFDATFTEEDIKSIKTMNGVNQVASSTAQGMQLRFQDTTVDATVNGINEGYTNVHSLQIAEGQNLKDIDFRSGRRAALISEGLQKELFNGKKALGEMIWMNGQPVEVIGVLAKQKGMLSFDMNEVYVPFAMLTSAFGINEYDKLSIQVAHADQMKEVGKNAAALLNENHHTEDAYEMINMEEIAEGIGQITSVMTTIIGSIAGISLLVGGIGVMNIMLVSVTERTREIGIRKAIGATRAQILVQFLIESVVLTMIGGLMGIALGIGGASLVSLIAGWPSLVSWQIICIGVLFSMLIGIVFGLIPANKAARLDPIDSLRYE; encoded by the coding sequence ATGAAACTCTTTGAAAATATCAAAATAGCGATGAATTCTGTTTTAGCTCATAAATTACGTTCTATTTTAACGATGCTTGGGATTATTATTGGTGTTGGATCAGTCATTGCGGTTGTAGCTATCGGTCAAGGCGGCGAGCAAATGCTAAAAGGATCGATTTCAGGTCCAAACAATACCGTTGATATGACGTATACGCCTTCTGACGAAGAGTTAAATGCAAATCCTAATGCTTTATTCGACGCCACATTTACTGAAGAAGACATTAAAAGCATTAAGACAATGAATGGAGTGAATCAGGTTGCCTCTTCGACTGCGCAAGGAATGCAGCTGAGATTTCAAGATACGACAGTGGATGCGACAGTTAACGGTATAAATGAAGGGTATACGAATGTCCATTCATTACAAATAGCAGAAGGACAGAATTTAAAAGATATTGACTTTAGAAGCGGCAGAAGAGCCGCCCTGATCTCTGAAGGCTTACAAAAAGAATTATTTAATGGCAAGAAGGCCTTGGGCGAAATGATTTGGATGAACGGACAGCCAGTTGAAGTCATCGGTGTTCTAGCCAAACAGAAAGGGATGCTTTCATTCGATATGAATGAAGTATATGTCCCATTTGCAATGCTTACCTCCGCATTTGGGATCAATGAATACGATAAGTTGTCAATTCAAGTCGCACATGCTGATCAAATGAAGGAAGTAGGGAAGAATGCGGCTGCATTATTAAATGAAAATCATCATACAGAAGATGCTTATGAAATGATCAATATGGAAGAAATCGCAGAAGGCATCGGTCAAATCACGTCCGTTATGACAACAATCATTGGCTCAATAGCTGGAATTTCGTTACTTGTCGGCGGTATCGGAGTGATGAATATCATGCTTGTTTCTGTGACAGAGAGGACAAGGGAAATCGGTATTCGAAAAGCAATTGGAGCAACGAGAGCTCAAATACTCGTTCAATTTTTAATTGAGTCTGTCGTGTTAACCATGATCGGTGGGTTGATGGGGATTGCACTAGGTATAGGCGGTGCCTCGTTAGTATCACTCATTGCTGGCTGGCCGTCCTTAGTATCTTGGCAAATCATCTGTATAGGTGTGCTGTTTAGTATGCTAATTGGGATTGTTTTTGGGTTAATTCCTGCGAATAAAGCAGCAAGACTAGATCCGATTGATTCTCTTAGATATGAATAA